In Zingiber officinale cultivar Zhangliang chromosome 3A, Zo_v1.1, whole genome shotgun sequence, the DNA window GTGGACCTGATATGATCACATATCATGGCTAACGTGCTGATACCTACCATATCAACCAAATATGCATGAGCAAAGTTTAGCTAAAATTTGGCATCATAGTGAAGTACCTTGTAACCCGATTAAGTAATGGAGTACATCATAATGCAGGTGTTATTCAATATTTCTTCCCCACACATCCAATGACACAATAAACACGATTTTTGTCATCATCCTTTGCTacaaaagtataattttttttacagtaGATGGtggaaccccaaggtagttttgatgtgatcaaacaagttaggttagatcctgttgggtttaaccttgtgtctaagtgtgcaggaacttaggagcacaagaagtcgagcaaaagacgcaactagcgagaaggacaacacgggagagagccgacgggctcggtgcgtctgagggacgaggtgctacggaagagtacgcgggtggacgagaaggaggcgagcgacgtttctaagggacgaggaatcggagcggaaggttgctcgagaaggccggaagttagattcgggtgagccctacttTGGATGAccaaaatcatccaagcgagcagaaccagagtcgaagacctggaccgaggcgagcagaaccggagtggaagacccggacgaaAAAAAGTCAAttatgttgactttcttggtccgggcgcctagaccaggtCGGGGCGCCCAGACCTCATCCCGacctggtctaggcgcccggacctggtcgaggcgcccggaaccagtccggggcgcccagaaccaatCCAGGGCGCCCATAACCAGTCTAGGGCGCCTAGAACCAGTCCAGGGTGCCCGGaccatccgagcgcccggaacccttccgagcgcccagaatcCAAACTTTACCCAAATCGATGTAGCGTTTAACCGTtacatcggggatagaattctatcccattccaAGCGCCccaaccagggctataaatacaaccttggctGGTCCAAGAGattcagaacaacacttgtgattcattttagttttattttattctgTAATTGAGTACTTCAACTGCTATAAGAAGGTTCTCTGCttgaaggagattgtttactgagctccaatttccttggattaacaacctccccggttataaccaagtaatccTTTCGTGTCTCTTTTCTTTccgtcatttattttatttatgcaagtgttagattaattaagccgtaaattcgagaaaggttctttttatttgtcATGACTATTTACCTCCCTTTAGCTAGCCGCCAACGGTCTTACAGTACAAATCTATTTTATAGTAGTAAATTTATACATACATCgctaaatatttatttgttttcttctactaatttcattcttgttagaaatttatttttcaacaccaAGGTTCTTAATCACTGTTGTCCTTTGAACTCATCTCTTGAAACTCTACAATATCCCTAAATCCTAATTACTCTTTTGCAAACCCACTAAACAACACATAGAGGTATGATAAGTGGAGGAGGTTCATGATCATttcatatatatttataatagtaAAAGATGATTACCTTCATCCTCAATATTTTCATCAATATATCCTAAGGTCAATaccatagtttgcaaaatcgcgatccggatcataggatcgtacgatcctacgatccggaaatccaaaatcgatccaggatcgtgcagaatcgtttttgcagtaggatcgcagcaggataggtaggatcggagcagaatcggtagaatcggagcagaatcggagtaggatcggtggaagctttgagaggtcataacttttgattcggatggaaccacggggcctataatatatcaaattaaagctcgttcagagatctttaataaatttcaaagtttatccttaaccattatctttttttcatcttattagagttttaaattatttaaatatatgtttaattatttttgtgttagttttttatcaataatattctgtcatttatttttctcaaaataataagtttttggatgtctattgtctagtattgtgtggcatcaaccagtctttagaagattagttccgacattcatatttgaatcaaaggattcaatagattctgttatatacgttagatgctttgttgacatttaaattgaattatcttataaatcaaggaaatatttttgacattgtatgtgttattattattgtgttaatagatattttatattctttcattttatgatatgaaaatataaatattattactatgcgagaatgatagttgaattacaagttaatttaaatttgtacatgtagtaatataatttgatgtgttgagtgtaaataattgcatatatatacaaaattagttatttatttatatgtaaatgagttttttaggtatttttctaattattaatcatgtatgataaaattttaagggtttttgatagaatcgtacgattctacgatccgatcctgaccgattcgatcctgaccctaaatcgatccTGCGTAGGATCATGATTCTACAAATTAGGGTCAATACAGATTATTTCGTATTGATAAAATTAGGAAGAGATATGGAGAGAGAGAAAGAATCAGATCATGTGCATctgaattataaaattatttttaattaaaaatataatttggatgTCTGAGAGTCAGAAGAGGAGTCTGATGGAAGGGATAAAAACGGGAATACAATTATATATGTCTTTCAATAAATATCGTATTCAATGTACGCTTTTTAGAAAAAGCCGTAAATTCAAACTTTTTTACCAGTAAAAGTGTAAAATTATAGTCAATTACAAGCGTGCAAAAGAAACGCTTGGTAtgtttttttgataaaatataaaattaatttaatatggaACCTCGCCTAGTCAAAATCTCATAGCCACCACCTTTGACTGCGATCcactataatttaatattttcttaCGCCGACGAAGATTCGATGAGATTCAGCATGATGTAACAAATATTAAACATCGTGGGCAAGAAAATACCACAAAAGCACTTGAAAAAGAgacaaattttctttcttttttttctctcttcgaaagcgaaataaataaataaataaattatgcaaTTGGCAAAGCGAATTATTGAAGAGAAAGCAGGGACACAAGTTTGGCACGGTAGATTTGTAGCTTATCGCGCCCACACGTTTGGTTCTAGGACCAAGATTTGCCACACCCACCGATTGCACTAATTCTCaatgaatgatttttttttttcacttgtaCTTAATTTATACCGATTAATGTTAATGGATCatcattttaatatttttagatGAATCGTTcataaaaataattctaaatagACCGTCTATTATTGCAACAAGGTGAATGTTATTTTTTTCCAAAGGGTGTTCAGTTAATTAAAAATGGAtaactttattataattttttttaaaaaaatcaattttctacgCATTTGATAGTTAACTATAAATTAATCTATGATTTATCTTCTTTGATACACGTGGAACctaatcaattttttttcctaCCAATATCATTCAATTTGAACTACGGatctaaatatattaaataactaaattaagtatatatattttttaaaatattcctttATCCTTTGTGTGTGTCGACAGCCGCTAAAATAAGCCGTCGAGGTGGCTGTAAAATTACCGCCAAATAGCACCTTTATCATGCGGTCATAGCTGAGCTAATTATGAAATCGcttattttgaagaaaaaaaaaattaaggacggctttttctttttaattggaatcatcccagaaaattcctttttgatttattatcaaaaatattctcATCCCATCATTatacatttatttatttgtttcactataaaattttgaataatattttttaatttaggcCGATATAAAATCCGATCCACAATTAATCAGTTGAACTAAAAGAAATTATacgtttatttttttaaattatcttttGAATTCATAAGTAACTCAACGCTTTAATTATGATCCATAatcaatattaataaatattattataataacatTTTATCTTTGGTAATGATCACACTATACTTTTATTAGTACTAATAAATTAAATCCATTATAGCTAATAACTTTTATAATATGGTCGCTGGTTATTATTACTTGTCAATATTAATCAACGCTATTTTATAACAGCTGATCATAATTGCTAATTAAGGATCATTGCCATCCCTTCGGGGCGGTGCAATgattaagacatggggtgttacCACATAaaatcttggggtcgaaactcggcgtgaccgaatATAATCTCCCCTATGTCTTAGttatttgcactaatggctagtagtcacccttgacctcctccgtgttgatctaGGAACGAATTGACGGTGGCGCTGGGACGAATGAATCACCTTTTTTTTGCCACATAATTAAGGATCATTGCCTCCAAGTAATATTGAGTTAGTTAAAATTACTATCATAAGACTAACGTGGGATCATTAGATAGCGAATTTCATCAATTTTTACTATCATAATTAAGGATCATtgctataatttattttaaaaataaaatatattaatatgTCATTCTTtaattatcataattaaaaataataatttattggtATTTAGGAGTTTATAAGGACGCTCaagtaattatttatttattttcccacATATCTCTCGCAagctaaaataaaaaagaaaaaaaatgaaaaggagGAGAATTAGCCAAGTAACGCAACGGAGGAGAGACAAGAGAGGCATCTGCAACCGCATATTCGCTTCCCTTTCCTCGCCTCGCCCTTTTCCTTCTTTCGGCTCTCTATAAATAGACGGCCGTTCTGCTCCCCTTGTACAGCCCTAGGCTAAAAGGGAAGAGGCGAAAGAGAAACCGGTGGTGCAGAGAGCGGTGGGAACCAGTCGAGCGCGCGATCGAGTAGGGCAACCACGGCTTGTGACGTTGGAGCCGGCCGGTGGGGATCCCACCGCCTTCTCTGCCCGCCTCCCTCCCCATCCCAGGTGGAGACCCTCCgccgccctctcctcttcttggacaaaGTTCGCAGTCCCGCCCCGCACGGTGGTCGCGGGGCCCTCCCTTCCGCCGGCGGCAGCCCATCCGATCTCCTCTTCCTCGCCGGAGGCGGCCGCTTCTCTGTTGCTTCCTTTCCCCCCTCCCGTTTCTTCCCTTTTCTTAGATTAGTTTAGCCTTTCCTTTTCCTCGCGTTACTTCTCTGATTGGaacatattgaaaaaaaaaatatgcttACGATCAAGAGAGTCCCTACCGTGCTCTCCAACTACCAGGATGATTCCAGCGAGCCCCGTGGTTGTGGGAGAAACTGCCTCGGCGAGTGCTGCTTGCCTGGTATAGTACATAATTCGCTTCGATTTGATATTTGTCTTCGACGTtcttttcctctttgttttttttatatatatttatatttttgtcCATCTGCGTTCCCCGAACTTTTTTGGGGTCGTTTGCAGTTTCCAAGCTTCCTCTGTACGCCTTCAAAAACGACGCAAGTCCTAAAGTTTCTTCTGGTGCGGATGAATTACCTTCCGATTTCTTTCTGAACACCATTGGAATATCATAGTGGGAAGATCGGATGAGCCGTGGGCTGTTCCGTTATGATGTCACCGCATGCGAGACTAAGGTGATTCCTGGAAAGTACGGCTTCGTGGCGCAGCTAAATGAGGGCCGCCACCTGAAGAAAAGGCCTACAGAATTCCGGGTCGATCGTGTCCTCCAACCCTTTGATCCTGCGAAATTTAACTTCACCAAGGTTGGCCAGGAGGAGGTGTTGTTCCGCTTCGAGGCTGGGGAAGATCGCAAGTCGCTGTTCCTGGAGCATGCTGTTGCAGATGAAACAAAGAGTCCTAGTGTTGTAGCAATCAATGTGAGAGCTCAATTTGCTGTTATGTTGTCCTCGTTTTAGCCACATATCTTCTCCCCTCTCCTTATCCATATTAATGAGCTTCCACTTTACAGGTGAGCCCCATTGAATATGGTCATGTTTTGCTGATTCCCCGTGTGCTCGACTGCTTGCCTCAGAGGATTGATCCTGATAATCTCTTACTTGCTCTTCATATGGCCGCTGAAGCAGGAAGTGCTTACTTCAGGCTCGGCTATAATAGTCTGGGTGCCTTTGCCACCATTAACCATCTCCACTTCCAGGTTAATTCATTATCCTTTCTCCTGAAAATTATGTTTGAAATTTCAATTTGATCAACACAACACATTACTATTAATTTAATTGCAACTTTATTGGCAAACACAACTTTGTCATGACAGGCTTATGTCCTATCAACACCATTCCCAGTTGAGAAAGCGCCTACTCAGAAGATTCCAATTGGGAATGGTTTGTCCCAGAGCAGAGTGAAGTTCTCAAAATTGATCGATTATCCTGTGAGGGGTCTTGTTTATGAAGGAGGGAGCACTTTGAAGGAATTATCTGATATAGTTGCCCGCTCTTGCATCTGGCTTCAAGAGAACAACATACCATTTAATGTTCTCATCTCTGACTCAGGCCGGAGGATCTTCCTCTTCCCCCAGGTAAATTAGAGTTGTTATTGAGTTTCACATCAATAATAAGATTTTACTTTTAATATTTGCAAATTCAACCAAAGAAGCCACTAATacttttttggaaaattcaattGTATTATTATTCAAAATACTAGCATAAACATAATATTATGAATTTGATCCAATCAATTAGCTATTGCCTTAGGTTCAGGCTACCGCCTCAATTATTAACCCATCGAACCACTAGCATAAACATAATATTATGAAATTGATCCAATCAATTGCTTGCCTTAGGTTTAGGCTAACGTCTCAATTAGCCCTCGTACAAGAAACTTAATATTGATAAGACTTTCACTTCTAATTTCACTTAGATAACATATACTAGTTCTATATATCAGTTCACTTACATGTGGCCATGACCAATGTATAAACCTCATTGGCGCTCACTTTCACTTCCTAGCGCTCATCTTGAGATTAGTTGCATTACAAGTTTTATTCCAGTATAAAACTGCACCAATCATAACACATATCATTTACAGCAAATAAATTTATGACATGATATTCTCATTTGCTAGACTAACTCTTACTTTGTGGATAAGAGTCCAAAATGTTCCTTTTGAAACCCTATCTCAATTTTGTCCAACACAATAAAATCTGTATTATAAAATATGGGACATGTTGTCATAATGATTTTAAGCTAGGTGATAGGCCTTATTCAGTGGATGAATAAACAGTCCCTTTTTCTTTCCTCTAAAACTAAACATGGTACCCTTCTTAATTCATCCATCGTTCCTTTgttttccaaaattttcaattaccCTAAACTCCTCTTTTCTATTCTTTAGCCTCTTTCATTTGATCACTTTTCGGTCAAACTTCTTTCGTTCTTTGTTCGCTGTAGGAAATGTGCAGCCACCACCACCTCTTATCAAAATCCATATCCCACACTCCccgtctttttcttttcttttttctttctcttcctttCATTCTTTTttgctcttccttttcttttcttcttttctaccAGCAAACCGTATCCTACCCCCTCTTTGGTTTCCAGCAACCAAGCCATTTTCATCTCTAAAGTCTGTTTCTCATCCACCCATCTTCaaagtctctctctctctctctctctctctctctctctctctctctctccacttcttttcatcttcttctctaCTCTTTTTGCCATGCACAACACTACTGTCTCCTCTTTTCCCAGCCAGAACCACACATGAGCTTACCATTCGTATTGCCATTTCCATCTCTCGGCCCTTCCATTCTATTAAAAGATATAATAGTTAGCGGATCAGAAATAAAAGATGGGCCTGATCATCACAGATATACTTCAGCCTATGAACTTTTTTCAGGGAAAATTATCCGTAGGGTCAAATTCATGGTTCAGATATCACTTTCATTAggcaaatttatttaaacaatGTTGATGAGAAATTGGAGTTGTATAAAATTTGTATAATCTAGTGTTTTTGATTCTGAACTCTTCTCTATGCATGCTAATATGTCTTCCCCATGTTGATACTTGTTGAGAAATAAAGAACAGTCATATACCATGAGGATCCACCAGCTAATGCATGGCCCTAGAAAAGAAAAGGAGATATTTTTCACCTAATTAATCTTTGACTAATCATATAGCTGTTAGAGCTACTTTTGAGTTATATAGTTTTGATCCACTCATTAGCAGCTGGTGACTCTTTTATAGGAGTATTGTACAATTGGTTTGTGAATTGGACACTGATAATGTAGGACTTCTAGAGTGATCCTGATTCATTATATACCATTCAAATAGTGGAACCCGTTGAATGAAACTTAAATCTTTGGATAGAGATGTGCATTTGGTATTATGGCAGTGGTAAGGCTTGAATTCCTCATTCTTGGTTGAAAATCTGTCCAGGTTGCTTGTAGAACTAGCCTTTTATCCATTACTTGTGGTGTTGGCATAATACACGAATCAAGTAAAGTACATGGTTAATATGAACCTCTGCATATCTAAGTCGTTGGGTCCACCTACACTTAATGTGGCTGTTGATAAACATTATTCCTACCTATTACCTATATCAAAGTATGCTCTTTAGATAGATACTTCAAGGAAATAGATGTAGTTACAAAGAATCATGTGTTGCTGATTAATCTTATTCTTCCAACCTCGCAGTGCTATGCTGAGAAACAGGCCCTAGGAGAAGTCAGCCAGGAACTATTAGATACTCAAGTAAATCCTGCTGTTTGGGAGATAAGTGGACACATGGTATTAAAGCGGAAGAAAGATTATGACGAGGCATCCGAGGACTATGCTTGGAGACTACTGTCTGAGGTCTCCCTTTCTGAAGAAAGGTTTGAAGAAGTCGAAGCTTACATCTTTGAGGCCATAGGTTTAGTGGAGTCCAAGGAAACGGCTGCCGTGGAAAAGAACGAAGGAACTCCATATCAGTCCTCAACTACAGTGTCTGCTGCGCCTCACTTTACAGAAGGTTGTCTGGTTCTTCACTAATATGGTTGGTTTTCTCTGAAATAAAAAAGAATAGAGAAGTCCTCAAGTTCCTTTTGCTGTTATTTAGTCATGCCTAGTTGTTTTTAGGGGATCAGGAACAGATATTTCGATGTTGTTGTACTAGTTTGCCAGCATGTGCTTTGCTTTCAGAAAGCAGTTTGTAGCTGCATCGTACTGAATATGCTTGTCAGAATGGGTTACAATGTTCTTATTTGTGATGCACCATATTTGGCCTCTATTCTATATGAAGGGGTTTAAATGGTTTGGTATACTATGTATCCTCTGCTGTGGGATTTATGCATAAACACTTTGGTCAAGGTTTGTTAAAGAATTCATATAGAAAGAAGTTTGTCTTCTTCACCTTAAAACTTTATTAATTAATCGAGCGAACGAAGAAACCGCCTGCCGTTTCTGATTTGAATAGCTTAACATTTTAATGGAATGCTATATATATCCAAAAAAAACAATTTTATCATGTTAAAATTGTTTGATTTGCtaagttgaaataattttaattattattgaaATAATTGTAATTAAGTTGAACTAATTTTGACCATCAAAATATAAAGGTATAATCAAGTGGAACTCTTAAATGCTTGAGTTTGATTCATTTATAATCAAGCCGAGattgagctttatttaacgaatatattcatggttcacaagtttatttgaatttttatagAGTCTAAATAAACTTAAtaactataaattataaatttaaatatttattaaaaataaaattatatatttagagaatattataatatttttattaaaatttataattttattttaataaataaatttaatatatttgtctatatgttttataaatagagtgtaaaatatataaattcaatattaaaattattttttttatttaaaagtttatttatgaACTTAACAACTATGTTTACGagctaacgagtcga includes these proteins:
- the LOC122052724 gene encoding GDP-L-galactose phosphorylase 1-like, with protein sequence MSRGLFRYDVTACETKVIPGKYGFVAQLNEGRHLKKRPTEFRVDRVLQPFDPAKFNFTKVGQEEVLFRFEAGEDRKSLFLEHAVADETKSPSVVAINVSPIEYGHVLLIPRVLDCLPQRIDPDNLLLALHMAAEAGSAYFRLGYNSLGAFATINHLHFQAYVLSTPFPVEKAPTQKIPIGNGLSQSRVKFSKLIDYPVRGLVYEGGSTLKELSDIVARSCIWLQENNIPFNVLISDSGRRIFLFPQCYAEKQALGEVSQELLDTQVNPAVWEISGHMVLKRKKDYDEASEDYAWRLLSEVSLSEERFEEVEAYIFEAIGLVESKETAAVEKNEGTPYQSSTTVSAAPHFTEGCLVLH